In Caloenas nicobarica isolate bCalNic1 chromosome 27, bCalNic1.hap1, whole genome shotgun sequence, one DNA window encodes the following:
- the LOC135999197 gene encoding activated RNA polymerase II transcriptional coactivator p15-like encodes MPRAKESVGTSNSESGPQEEEGQKRKQETSPKSEKRMKTEAKPSKVTEKPPGQGSEEEGMFQIGKMRYVHVSSFKGKVLVDIREFYIDKEGGMKPGRKGIALSAEQWNQLKEIIPEVDAAIKKL; translated from the exons ATGCCCAGGGCCAAGGAGTCGGTGGGGACGAGCAACTCGGAGAGCGGcccgcaggaggaggaggggcag aaaagaaagcaagaaacgTCTCCTAAGtcagagaaaagaatgaaaacagagGCCAAACCTTCAAAGGTGACAGAAAAGCCTCCAGGACAAGGCAGTGAAGAGGAGGGCATGTTCCAG ATCGGGAAGATGCGTTATGTCCATGTGTCCTCCTTCAAGGGGAAGGTTCTCGTGGACATCAGGGAGTTCTACATTGACAAAGAGGGCGGCATGAAACCGGGGAGGAAAG GGATCGCCCTGTCTGCAGAACAGTGGAACCAGCTGAAGGAGATCATTCCTGAGGTTGATGCTGCAATCAAGAAATTGTAA